The stretch of DNA ATGAAAATACCGGCAAGAAGCGGATTGAGGAAAGATATTAAAGCATAAGCAATCAGAGAAAGAGCCGTTATCAGGAGAATGTGAGGCAGACGAGACTGTTCCGACCAGCCCACTTCGCCACCATAAACATTGATGAAATTCTGGTCCAACAGCGTCTGAATAGCATTGCCGTGAAATTCTACCCCCGGCATAAGATTTTGTTCACCGACAAAGTTGTAGAATGACGTCTGCTTAAAGTCGTGGAGAACCTCCACAGAAACACCGATGAGCACTATTTTGTTGTAGAAGGGTGATTCGGTGACATCTAATTCCACACCTATACCCAACTCTTCCATCAGTTCCGCTCTCATTTCAGGATCGTCAATCTCTTCCAGCCATTGGGGAATCTCACCCGGCAAGAACTGGCTCATCCAGTCCGTATCCTCATCGAAATCGTTTAGATCCACATCAGCCACATCGACCACGTTGGAAAGGGGATAACGGTTGAACGTCTTCCATGCTTCACTCTCGCCTATGTTTACACCGGACGGAGGACCGTAAACATTGACGAGAAACCGACCGTCGCCGCTGAACAGCGGTATCTGAAGCGGACCGTAGGTCAAAACTGATGCATCGTCATTGAGTAACGGCAGTGTTGTATCAGACAAATCCCAGTACTCATGTACGGCTTTGATCCCCAAGGTAGAATACCAGGTTCCCGGTTCCTGCGCCAATTGGAGAAATGTGTAATACTGCCGCGAAAAACCGTCCTTATCCGGAGCTTCGTTGACGAGACCGTAACTCGTGGCCGTTGATGTCAGGATATCGTTGGGGTACTGTATAT from Candidatus Neomarinimicrobiota bacterium encodes:
- a CDS encoding CHASE2 domain-containing protein, whose protein sequence is MAKIIDFFRKQAVGIGITFGVLALVFFLHRIGAFDTLELKTIDLAFRTRGPLSGWAARSEIPKDSLAVVIIDIDDESYRLVPWTWPYPREVWAMVIQNLSRAGAKVVVFDIQFDSPDRQSEYLKGIRSDLQERGLSELVPTHGDSVFAEAIKEVEARGTSVILASKLVQEPTRIPPQYIQYPNDILTSTATSYGLVNEAPDKDGFSRQYYTFLQLAQEPGTWYSTLGIKAVHEYWDLSDTTLPLLNDDASVLTYGPLQIPLFSGDGRFLVNVYGPPSGVNIGESEAWKTFNRYPLSNVVDVADVDLNDFDEDTDWMSQFLPGEIPQWLEEIDDPEMRAELMEELGIGVELDVTESPFYNKIVLIGVSVEVLHDFKQTSFYNFVGEQNLMPGVEFHGNAIQTLLDQNFINVYGGEVGWSEQSRLPHILLITALSLIAYALISFLNPLLAGIFIILELLVFVSLAIGAFTADPLWLAKLLMGNWSKINVPGFGQSTIVPVVAPIFGVFATYIGNVLYRFIVEQKDKRFLKSTFGTYVSPELID